From a region of the Paenibacillus sp. FSL R10-2734 genome:
- a CDS encoding amino acid permease, translating to MDLFRKKPLIAPTNSGATKLNKTLGALDLTMLGVGAIIGTGIFVMTGVAAAELAGPGLVISFLLAAFACVLSALCYSEFASTIPVSGSAYAYSYVAFGELLAWILGWTLVLEYGVAAAAVSSGWSGYLLGLLEGFGIHMPTALSGAFNAEAGTIINLPAVIIILLISYLLTRGTKETARFNAIMVVIKIAVVLLFIVTGFFYVKPENWTPFLPFGYQGVVNGAATVFFAYIGFDALSTAAEEVKRPQRDLPIGIISSLAICSVLYILVSLVLTGIIPYTDLNVSDPVSYALRVVNQDMIAGLISVGAIAGMTTVLLVMLFGQTRLLFAISRDGLLPRGLSKISAKTQTPVRSTWMVGIIIAVLTGFMPLDKLANLTSIGTLFAFFVVSLGVIALRYIYPNMKRGFRVPWVPFIPLLSATTCGYLMYNLGSETWIGFLIWTVLGLLIYFLYGYRNSKLNHK from the coding sequence ATGGATTTATTTCGCAAAAAACCGCTAATCGCACCTACAAACTCCGGTGCAACCAAGTTAAACAAAACGCTTGGTGCGTTGGATCTTACGATGCTAGGAGTAGGGGCGATTATCGGAACTGGTATTTTTGTAATGACAGGAGTAGCGGCAGCAGAACTCGCTGGACCTGGGCTTGTCATTTCATTTCTGCTAGCCGCATTTGCTTGCGTGCTGTCAGCCCTTTGTTATTCGGAATTCGCATCGACCATCCCTGTTTCTGGGAGTGCTTATGCTTATAGCTATGTAGCTTTTGGAGAACTGCTCGCTTGGATATTAGGCTGGACCCTTGTGTTAGAATATGGTGTTGCAGCGGCCGCAGTAAGCAGTGGCTGGTCAGGCTATTTGCTGGGACTATTAGAGGGCTTTGGGATTCATATGCCTACGGCATTATCGGGGGCATTTAATGCGGAAGCAGGTACCATTATTAATTTACCTGCCGTAATTATCATATTATTAATATCCTATTTGCTAACACGGGGAACTAAAGAGACTGCTCGATTTAATGCGATTATGGTTGTAATCAAAATAGCTGTAGTACTTTTATTTATTGTAACGGGATTCTTTTATGTTAAACCGGAGAACTGGACTCCATTCCTCCCCTTTGGCTATCAAGGAGTTGTAAACGGTGCTGCTACTGTCTTCTTTGCCTACATAGGCTTTGATGCGTTATCGACTGCTGCTGAAGAAGTAAAACGGCCACAGCGCGATTTGCCTATAGGGATTATTTCATCTCTTGCTATATGTTCAGTATTGTATATTCTAGTTTCACTCGTATTAACGGGTATTATACCCTATACGGATCTCAATGTTAGCGATCCCGTTTCTTATGCGCTTCGTGTCGTAAATCAAGATATGATAGCGGGTCTGATCTCGGTTGGCGCTATTGCTGGAATGACCACAGTACTGCTGGTAATGCTATTCGGTCAAACTCGACTATTATTTGCAATCTCGCGTGATGGTCTTTTGCCGAGAGGTTTGTCTAAGATCAGCGCGAAGACACAGACGCCTGTTCGTAGTACATGGATGGTTGGCATCATTATAGCTGTATTAACGGGCTTCATGCCATTAGATAAGTTGGCTAACTTAACAAGCATTGGAACACTATTTGCTTTTTTTGTCGTTTCTTTGGGTGTAATAGCGCTGCGATATATTTATCCCAACATGAAAAGAGGGTTCAGAGTACCCTGGGTGCCTTTCATTCCGTTGCTAAGTGCGACAACCTGCGGATATTTGATGTATAATCTAGGAAGTGAGACATGGATTGGATTTCTTATTTGGACGGTTCTTGGACTTCTGATCTATTTTTTATACGGCTACCGTAATAGTAAGTTGAATCATAAATAA